AATAGAAATCCATTAAACTTAAATGTAATCCATTTAAATACCAaataacaaaaaacaaaataactCTTCATGTCTAAAAACTACCCTCAGTTTAACTTGCATGGGATACTTTTCTAAATCACAGCTTCAATACATTAGCAACAGTTGTCCCGGGGATTTAATTGTAGCTAGAGAGAAGAACAGTATAATCAAAATCAATCCTTACTTGTCTGCCTGACCCTCCATCAATCTCtgtctctctttctctctctcttaaCACCAAAGCTTTTACATCCTTATCTTCCATTATAATGAAGGCAAGCCAAACCTCCCAACTTCTCTATATATATACTGTAGAGCATTCCCTTTTGATTAATCCAAacatctttcatttttttttctattgaatACATATATGTATCTATAATTCATTCCCACACTTTTCAGTTTTCTTTTTCTCGAGTGATGATGCGAAAGAAGGTAGAGGTTGATAAAAGGAGTAGAGCTCCGAAGGGCCATTTTGTGGTATATGTAGGCACTGAAATGACAAGGTTTGTAATTCCCACATCGTTCCTCAACAACCCTATCTTCCAGCAATTGCTCGATAAAGCTGCAGAAGAGTACGGATTCAATAACCAGAACAGGATTCTACTGCCTTGTGATGAGTTTACTTTTCAAAGCCTTACTAAGTATTTGGCCAAGCAATGTCCTTAGACATCTTTGGTCCATTTTCAGCTCTTGACAATAGCTTAATCATGGTGATGACAAAGTTTGTATTTGTCAAAACCTTGTGTAATCTGTTAATAAAAATGCTCAACTCTTAATTTTCAATGGTTAAAATTCAATTCatgcataaaaataaaacatcaatTTTATCTGGTTTGCTATTAGACCGGATCAGGCGTATCAATTATGATTACTTTCCTATATTTCAATAAATGAATTagctataaaaaataattacaaatatttatcatttaatataataaataattttaaataattatataattaattagaatatttataaaaaagtatTATGATacatcttattattttattcaataaaattacaaattcatatttgtttaataatttcataaaaataaaatattttttctattctCACATCGCCGCTACAATTTCCCTTTAATCCAAACACATAACTCCACCGTGATTTTAATCTCAATAGTACACCGAAGAGCGTTATACTTGTCAGTGTAAAAGGATATGGGTTCGAGCACACTGAAGAGCatttaaatagaaggataatataTTCCAGCGCATTCGAACTCACGCCTACATTAACAATAATGTTGATGCCAATAGAGTTAAGACTCAACTGGCATAAGTAGTTATTgacatttgtataaaaaaaagaattatagtatattttattttttttagtttatttaaatatgttaaataattaactaatttataaatttatcttaattaaataatttaaaaggttttaaataaaaaatttaaaataaattaactaaatgaaagatatatttaaaataaggaaataaataaaaataaaataattaaaagtaaaaaatcaaaatgaatctAAACAATGGTAATATTGGAACAAGGTGAAACTGACGTGAAGGATCCAACCTGTTATAGGGTCAAAGTGGTAAAAGAAAATTTCCTCCATGGAGGAGGGTTATACCAGCCGAAGCTTAATGCTCCAgtggaaaagaaaaaggggtggtGAGGTGAAGCAATCTCACCCTTGTAATCCAAAGGCCTTGTTAGTGTGTAAAAAATACTTTTTACCGATTAGTATTGGAGGAGTGGAAATGCACAATGCACAATTCACTTTAGAGAGaataagatttaaattttgaagataatattattgaaataataactCTAAATCCTACTTATAAATTAACTcgaaacaattaaaattaaaaataagttatacattaaaaaatttatcaataaagtataattttatttttaaaaataatttaataaaataaatcaaagcaTTACTAAAATGTTTGGGTGAAATGTTTGCTCTGATAATAAAAACGcaggaataaattgtaaaactaaaAAAAGAGGACACGCAAGAATTATTTTAGCA
The genomic region above belongs to Gossypium hirsutum isolate 1008001.06 chromosome D05, Gossypium_hirsutum_v2.1, whole genome shotgun sequence and contains:
- the LOC107903114 gene encoding auxin-responsive protein SAUR50, with the translated sequence MMRKKVEVDKRSRAPKGHFVVYVGTEMTRFVIPTSFLNNPIFQQLLDKAAEEYGFNNQNRILLPCDEFTFQSLTKYLAKQCP